Part of the Mixophyes fleayi isolate aMixFle1 chromosome 12, aMixFle1.hap1, whole genome shotgun sequence genome is shown below.
acaaaataaaacaacaatatgtacaaaaatgtgtTGGTTATTAAAGaattgtataaaaatacaaaacttattattatttattaatgggagGTGTGTGCCTGTTGTGCACTACACAACTTTTCAAACCTTGGAATCAGCTTGGACACTGCCACCCACATTTCCTGTTCAACATTAATTTTTGAACGATATTTGCTTTTGATTACAGCAACAGCTGAAAACCCAGCTTCACACAGATATGTGGTTGCAAATGGAACTAGGATTCGCTGTGCTTTAGTACTTATCATTGGATATTCATCTTTAATGGATATCCAAAACTCTTCAAGTCCCATGCTGctaaattttacttttaaagaCTTGTCACAGGAGAGCTCAATGAGTTTTTCTTCTTTAGAAGTGAATTCAGATGGTGCATTCGTACTGAATGGGTCTTGGATCCATAGAAATTTCTCCATGTTttctggaaaatatttttcaaaccagTCACTGAGCTTTGTAAGGTGCTGCTTAAACACTGATTTAAGGTCATGTGTCAAGTAAGCATCATTGGATTTAACAAACTGATGCAACTGGGGGAAACAGTCATTGTAACCAtcttcatttaattttcttttccataGAAGCAGTTTTTGTCTAAAAGCTGTTACCTTCTCAGAAAGTTTTAGAATGTGTGTGTTACTTCCCTGTAGAGAGAGATTCAATGAATTCAGCTTGTCAAATAGATCGCACAGGTATGCTAATTTACATAAAAAGTCAGTATCCAGGAAATTATTTGCACACTCGTGTACTTCTTCTTCCAGATAGGAGTAAAGTTCCTGCGTAATTCAAAAACACGGGAAAGTACATTGCCACGGGAGAGCCATCGTGAGCTACAGTAATATAACAAAGATGTGTGCTCAGAGCCCATATcctcacacattttttaaaaaaaccttgcCTTCTGTGGCCGAGTTTTGATGAAGTTCACCACTTTCAACACGCTTTCCATGACTGCATTCAGTGGAGGACTCAGTTGCTTTGATGCAAGGACTTCCCTGTGGATAATGCAGTGGGTCCACAGTGCATCAGGAGCTTTGCTTCTTATGAGTGCCTGCAATCCTCCATAACATCCTGACATAGAGCGACCACCATCAGTACAGACACCAAAGCACTTTGTCCAGTCTAAGTTGTTTTCACTCATAAAAGTGTCAATGATCTGAAACAAGTCTTGTGCCTTTGTACCTGCAGTGATACTTTTACAAAAGAGAAGGTCTTCCACAAGATTCTCACCATCAACAAAGCGTGTGTAACAAATCAAATGAGCATCCTTGTTACTGTCTGTTGCCTCATCTAGTTGTAGTGCGAATTCCTTCCCTTTAATTTTTTCAATCAGCTGGTCATTCAGATCTTCAGCCATATGTTGTATTCTGCGACTCATGGTATTGTTAGATAAAGGTACCTTTGAAAGCAGCTTTCCCGCTGATTCCCCAACCATAATGGTGACCATATCCACTGCAGCCGGTAAAATCAGTTCATCTGCGATGGTGTGAGGCTTTTTACACTTTGCAACTCTATATGCCACCTTGTAGGATGCTATCAAAGCATTTGTTGGTATTGAtgcttgtttaaaaaatgtacctttttggTCTTTCAATTCTTTTAACCTTCTGATGAAGTAATCGCGTGATTTATTAGCCATGTCAGGGTGATTGGTCTCTAAATGGCGTTTCAGTTTGCTTGGAATCATGCTTTCTGACGACAATATTTTCAGGCATAATACACACTGTGGCCGCTCTTCCTGGTTGACATCGACAGATGTAAATCCCAAGTCAGGGTAAGTATCGTCGTATCTGCGATGTTTCCTTTTCTTCACGACTTTGCCACTGGTGTGTGGTTCGCCATCCTTTTCTTCACTAGCACGCTTCTTTCCAATGTTCAAAAATTTTTCCATTCTTGGTGCAAGAAAATAATTCTGTCCTGAAGCAATCacctaaaaataattattattagttcaAGTCAAATCCTGTGTAGCTTCTATACAAGTAAAATTGCACGTTTCCCAGAAGCAacaccacacaaatagcag
Proteins encoded:
- the LOC142108268 gene encoding zinc finger BED domain-containing protein 5-like, which gives rise to MEKFLNIGKKRASEEKDGEPHTSGKVVKKRKHRRYDDTYPDLGFTSVDVNQEERPQCVLCLKILSSESMIPSKLKRHLETNHPDMANKSRDYFIRRLKELKDQKGTFFKQASIPTNALIASYKVAYRVAKCKKPHTIADELILPAAVDMVTIMVGESAGKLLSKVPLSNNTMSRRIQHMAEDLNDQLIEKIKGKEFALQLDEATDSNKDAHLICYTRFVDGENLVEDLLFCKSITAGTKAQDLFQIIDTFMSENNLDWTKCFGVCTDGGRSMSGCYGGLQALIRSKAPDALWTHCIIHREVLASKQLSPPLNAVMESVLKVVNFIKTRPQKGSNTHILKLSEKVTAFRQKLLLWKRKLNEDGYNDCFPQLHQFVKSNDAYLTHDLKSVFKQHLTKLSDWFEKYFPENMEKFLWIQDPFSTNAPSEFTSKEEKLIELSCDKSLKVKFSSMGLEEFWISIKDEYPMISTKAQRILVPFATTYLCEAGFSAVAVIKSKYRSKINVEQEMWVAVSKLIPSSILPEKPTYNLPKVKVLCVHGTAEEYDRTLLSITANGQTLTVEAAIAPKPPYPLILGRDVPLLKQILQERIQPDTSAIEAPDESPALMEEL